A portion of the Adhaeribacter radiodurans genome contains these proteins:
- a CDS encoding DUF421 domain-containing protein yields MEETFRHIIGPDSNAINWWQMSIRGIIIFCLAIALVRVGDRRVFSKNAAFDIVLGIILGSILSRTITGNSPFIPTLITTIVLVALHWLFAWIAKHNHTFGKLIKGEKLAMIKEGRLQEDNMKKANITIHDLHEILRLDGKLTKIEEVQEAYLERSGNISIIPRKKS; encoded by the coding sequence ATGGAAGAAACCTTTCGGCATATAATTGGCCCGGATTCTAATGCCATAAACTGGTGGCAAATGAGTATCCGGGGAATTATAATATTTTGCTTAGCTATTGCCTTGGTGCGGGTCGGCGACCGTCGTGTTTTTAGCAAAAATGCCGCTTTTGATATTGTTCTGGGAATTATTCTGGGCTCCATACTTAGCCGTACGATTACCGGAAATTCCCCTTTTATACCTACTCTTATTACCACCATTGTGCTGGTAGCCTTGCATTGGCTCTTTGCCTGGATTGCAAAACATAACCATACGTTTGGTAAGCTTATAAAAGGGGAAAAACTGGCCATGATTAAGGAGGGGCGGTTACAGGAAGATAATATGAAGAAAGCTAATATTACCATTCATGATTTACACGAAATACTGCGCCTGGATGGCAAATTAACCAAGATTGAGGAAGTGCAGGAAGCTTATTTAGAGCGGAGTGGAAATATTAGTATTATTCCGCGTAAGAAAAGTTGA
- a CDS encoding class I SAM-dependent methyltransferase codes for MPAYFTCYFTMTYADFVKNISFRFIKPNTKQPIGTGTLKRTLPKLGLSLDVLNTVLPEKHAEMKERLKTVCKIPRMSTFAVGAMINRGVAEMKSGEAFVNVGVWNGFTFLSGVAHNPTKTCIGVDNFSQFGGPREAFLKRFNTLKTTNHNFFDMDYLEYFNRLHTSKIGFYIYDGDHKYDDQLKGLQVAEPYFSENCIILVDDTNWPEPRQATYDFMQSSPNKYQVLLDIKTYRNGHITYHNGIILFQRVSR; via the coding sequence TTGCCGGCTTATTTTACATGTTATTTTACCATGACGTACGCCGATTTTGTAAAAAATATTTCGTTCCGTTTTATTAAACCCAACACCAAACAACCCATTGGTACGGGTACCTTAAAGCGTACTTTACCTAAGCTTGGCCTTTCGCTGGATGTACTTAACACGGTACTACCTGAAAAGCACGCCGAAATGAAAGAAAGGCTGAAAACGGTTTGTAAAATACCCCGCATGTCTACTTTTGCCGTTGGCGCTATGATTAACCGGGGAGTAGCCGAAATGAAATCCGGCGAAGCATTTGTGAATGTGGGAGTGTGGAATGGTTTTACTTTTTTGTCGGGGGTAGCGCATAATCCTACTAAAACCTGTATTGGGGTAGATAATTTTTCGCAGTTCGGTGGACCGCGCGAAGCCTTTCTCAAAAGGTTTAATACCCTTAAAACTACCAATCACAATTTTTTTGATATGGATTACCTGGAGTATTTTAATCGGCTCCATACCTCAAAAATTGGCTTTTACATTTACGACGGCGACCACAAATACGACGATCAACTAAAAGGATTACAAGTAGCCGAACCTTATTTTTCAGAAAACTGCATTATTTTAGTAGATGATACCAATTGGCCGGAACCCCGGCAGGCTACCTACGATTTTATGCAAAGCAGCCCCAATAAATACCAGGTCTTACTGGATATAAAAACCTACCGCAACGGCCATATTACCTACCACAATGGTATTATCTTGTTTCAAAGAGTAAGTAGGTAG
- a CDS encoding efflux RND transporter periplasmic adaptor subunit, with amino-acid sequence MKKVILVLVGILFLGLSGWLGYYFYKKANTGPVVYKTEKPFYTNIIKKTVATGSIVPRKEVQVKSQVSGIVEQLYVEAGQIVKSGQLLAKIKIVPNVANVNNAQSGLQSARINYAEAQRELARQQQLFNQKVIAEQEFNRFRLDASLKKEALTSAENNLQIALKGASQRTGGGSTLVYSTIDGMLLDVPVKVGTSVIERNNFNEGTTIATVADMKDLIFEGKIDESEVGKVREGMNLNLTIGAIEDRTFKAKLEYIAPKGVTEEGAIKFQVRAKVLLDPKDFIRAGYSANADIVLDQKENVLALKESLLQFGKGKDSTYVEVETGPQQFKKQLIKTGISDGINIEVVSGISKDNKIKVKEPEVPEKKSS; translated from the coding sequence TCTGGGGCTTTCGGGTTGGCTGGGTTATTATTTTTACAAAAAAGCTAACACCGGTCCGGTAGTTTATAAAACCGAAAAGCCATTTTACACCAACATCATTAAAAAAACCGTAGCTACCGGTTCTATCGTGCCACGCAAAGAAGTGCAGGTAAAATCGCAGGTTTCAGGCATTGTGGAACAGTTGTACGTAGAGGCGGGGCAAATAGTAAAAAGTGGACAATTATTGGCTAAAATTAAAATTGTGCCCAACGTAGCCAACGTAAATAATGCGCAGTCGGGTTTACAGAGTGCCCGCATTAACTACGCCGAAGCCCAGCGTGAACTGGCCCGCCAGCAACAATTATTTAATCAGAAAGTAATTGCCGAGCAAGAGTTTAACCGCTTTCGCCTGGATGCCAGCCTGAAAAAAGAAGCCCTTACCTCCGCCGAAAACAATTTACAAATTGCCTTAAAAGGTGCCTCCCAACGCACCGGAGGTGGTTCTACTTTGGTGTATTCTACCATTGATGGCATGCTGCTCGATGTGCCGGTAAAAGTAGGAACGTCGGTAATTGAGCGGAATAACTTTAACGAGGGCACCACTATTGCTACGGTGGCCGATATGAAAGACCTTATTTTTGAGGGTAAAATTGATGAGTCGGAAGTAGGTAAAGTACGCGAAGGCATGAACCTGAACTTAACCATTGGCGCGATTGAAGATCGTACCTTTAAAGCTAAACTGGAGTACATTGCACCTAAAGGTGTTACCGAAGAAGGAGCGATAAAATTTCAGGTGCGGGCCAAAGTATTACTTGATCCGAAAGATTTTATTCGGGCAGGTTACAGCGCCAATGCCGATATTGTACTCGACCAAAAAGAAAATGTACTGGCCTTAAAAGAAAGTTTACTGCAGTTCGGTAAAGGCAAAGACAGTACGTACGTGGAGGTAGAAACCGGGCCTCAGCAGTTTAAAAAACAACTAATTAAAACCGGAATCTCCGATGGTATAAACATTGAAGTAGTTTCGGGTATCTCGAAGGATAATAAAATTAAAGTAAAAGAGCCGGAAGTTCCCGAAAAAAAGAGTAGCTAA
- a CDS encoding DUF3616 domain-containing protein, whose amino-acid sequence MKKSTVTLEFNPDLSLNADGKHVREGLSTILRTGDYLWVSCDERCSLERLKKINEDTFGEHHSFDLSQFLKLPAGTDNEIDIEGIALEEHYLWLVGSHSLARRKPKKSQEPTDQMKRLAKLKVDPNRYLLARIPLIRNKETGEISLVNHSTHPYEHKFMLSAAQLIGNQAGTNQLMEALADDIHVQDFLKIPGKDNGFDIEGLAVHGERIFIGLRGPVLRGWAMILEVAVQDTHEGYFELKPIGSKGELYIKHFLHLEGMGIRELDISGEDILILAGPSMDLDGTIALYRWPQALLKSGQSITHRKELERLFEVPHGSGDTTGQNKAEGITVYDPHHAIVVFDSPAEERKVNENAVLADLYAF is encoded by the coding sequence ATGAAAAAGAGTACCGTAACTTTAGAATTTAATCCAGACTTAAGTTTAAACGCCGATGGCAAACACGTACGCGAAGGTTTATCTACCATTTTACGGACCGGCGATTATCTGTGGGTGAGTTGCGATGAGCGTTGTTCCCTGGAACGCTTGAAAAAGATAAACGAAGATACCTTTGGCGAACACCATTCCTTCGATTTAAGTCAGTTCCTGAAACTACCGGCTGGTACCGATAACGAGATAGATATTGAAGGTATCGCCTTAGAAGAGCATTACTTATGGCTGGTAGGTTCGCATAGTTTAGCCCGGCGGAAACCCAAAAAGAGCCAGGAACCTACCGACCAGATGAAGCGCTTAGCTAAACTAAAAGTTGATCCTAACCGCTATCTGCTCGCCCGCATTCCTTTAATCCGTAACAAAGAAACTGGTGAGATTAGTTTAGTTAATCACTCTACGCATCCGTACGAACATAAATTTATGCTATCGGCAGCCCAGTTAATTGGTAACCAAGCCGGTACTAACCAATTAATGGAAGCACTCGCCGATGATATTCACGTGCAGGATTTTTTAAAAATTCCGGGTAAAGATAATGGTTTTGATATTGAAGGTTTGGCCGTACATGGCGAACGCATTTTTATTGGTTTGCGCGGACCAGTATTGCGGGGTTGGGCAATGATTCTGGAAGTTGCGGTGCAGGATACCCATGAAGGTTATTTTGAGTTAAAACCTATTGGCTCGAAAGGTGAATTGTATATAAAACATTTTTTACACCTGGAAGGCATGGGTATTCGGGAGTTAGATATTTCCGGGGAAGATATTTTAATTTTAGCGGGTCCTTCCATGGACCTGGACGGTACCATTGCTCTTTACAGATGGCCTCAGGCTTTACTAAAATCTGGACAGAGCATTACCCATCGTAAAGAACTGGAACGTTTATTTGAGGTGCCCCACGGCAGCGGCGATACAACCGGCCAGAACAAAGCCGAAGGGATTACCGTTTACGATCCGCATCATGCTATTGTTGTTTTTGATAGCCCTGCCGAAGAACGGAAAGTAAATGAAAATGCAGTTCTCGCTGATTTGTATGCATTTTAA
- a CDS encoding GNAT family N-acetyltransferase, which translates to MLQIDSYTPADAGSFRELNHEWITKYFTLEDIDNQILDNPDSYILAKGGEILMARYEGQTVGTCALLKINDTEYELGKMAVTATMQGKKIGQQLVAAAIIKAREMGAKKLILLSHRSLVPALHIYQKMGFRLVPATASEYKRADIQMELSL; encoded by the coding sequence ATGCTTCAAATTGATTCTTATACTCCTGCCGATGCGGGCAGTTTCCGGGAGTTAAACCACGAATGGATTACTAAATATTTTACCCTGGAAGATATTGATAATCAAATTTTAGATAATCCGGACAGTTATATTCTTGCTAAGGGTGGCGAAATCTTAATGGCTCGTTACGAGGGCCAAACAGTAGGAACTTGCGCCTTATTAAAAATAAATGACACCGAATACGAACTTGGTAAAATGGCGGTTACCGCAACAATGCAAGGTAAAAAAATAGGTCAGCAACTGGTAGCTGCGGCCATAATTAAAGCCCGGGAAATGGGAGCTAAAAAATTGATTTTATTAAGTCACCGCTCGTTAGTTCCTGCCTTGCACATTTACCAGAAAATGGGTTTCCGGCTGGTACCTGCTACTGCTAGCGAATACAAACGCGCCGATATTCAGATGGAACTTAGTTTATAA